Genomic DNA from Deinococcus sonorensis KR-87:
GCGATCGGCGCGATGCTCGCGCACAGCGTCGAGGTGGCGTCGGGCGTGCCGGAAGGGGCGGTGCGCTGGATCCTGTGCGGGGCGTTCGCGGTGTGTTACCTGTGCATGGCGGGACTGGAAGGCACCCTGGAGCCGGAGGACCCGCCACTGATCCCGTCTGGGCGGCTGGTGCTGCTCCGCGTGGGGACGGGGGCCGCGGCGCTGCTGGTGCCGCTGCTGCCCCTGCCGCTGTCAGGGGTGGTGGCCGCGCTGGTGGCACTGCACCTGGTGCACATGGGGGTGGGCGTGCGGGCGTGGTTCGGCAGCAGCAATGCCGGCCGCACCGACGTCCACTGACCGGCCCGCGACGCGGTCAGGTGAACCGAGCCCAGCGTGAACAGGGGCACGGCACCCGCGCACCTCCTCCTGGCATTCCCCGCATCCTGCGAATTCACTCGGTCCTCTGGCCCTGCTCCCGCGGCGGGCCCGGCAGGCCATGCACGCTGAGCGTCTCCAGGTTCAGGACCCGCCGTGATGCACCACGCGTGTGGCGCGCTCGGCAAGCGGACACCAGGCGTGCGGCCGTTGAGGTGAAGGGCAGGTGTGAGCCCAGTGGTGGTCACACGGACGTCACAATGACCTTGCCGCGCACCTCCGGACCTTCGGCGTACCGGTGCGCGTCCTGAATCTGCGTCAGGGGGTAGCTGCGGTCCACCGGCACCCGGAGCTGCCCCGTGCCGATCAGGTGCGCGAGCAGACTCAGGTCCTGGCCCCGCTCCCGGGTCTGCACCCCATAGAAGCGGGGGTGTCCGCCCGGGTGGGCGAGGGAACGCACTTCCGGCCACTGGGTGGGAATGGGCCGGACGCTGACCAGCACGCCGCGGGCGGTGAGGAGCGGGCGGGCGGCCGAGAGGGTCAGGCGCGGTGCGGCGTCGAGAATCACGTCCCACGCGGGGAAGGACGGTCCGTTCAGCTCGTCCGGCGTGCAGGTGTCGTCCGCGCCCAGGTCCCGGACGTACGGCTGCTTCTCCGGCCGCGCGACCCCGGTCACGTGGGCGCCGTACAGGCGAGCCAGCTGCACTGCGAATGACCCGATGCCGCCGGCGGCCCCGATCACCAGCACGCGGGCGCGCGGCTGGGTGTGGAGCGCCGCGCCGCGCCGCAGGCCCTGCAGCGCGGTGAGGCCCGACAGCGGCACGGCCGCGGCGTGCAGCAGGGACAGGCGCTCTGGTGCGCGGGCGACGCGCGACTGGCGCACCGCGACGTACTCGGCGGCGCCGCCGCCGCCGTGCCCGAGCAGGGCCATCACCGGGTCGCCCACGTGAAAGGCCGTCACCTGAGGGCCGCAGCGCACCACAACGCCCGCGACGTCGAAGCCCGGGGTGAAGGGGAGCCGCACGGCCAGGCGGAAGGGGCCCTGCCCGGCGCGCAGGCCGAGGTCCGTGCCGTTGATGCTGGACGCGTGCACGTGAATCAGCACCTCGTCGCGGGTGGCAGTGGGCCAGTCGGTTTCCTCGACGCGGAGCACCGACGGATCCCCGAAGGTGTGGAAGGTGGCGGAGCGCATGGGTAGTCCTCCTGAGCGTCAGTTGCTGATGGCGGGGGCCTGGCGGACGGGCGTGCCGGGGGCGAGCTGCGCCAGCATGAAGTGCGCCACGCTGGCCCGGGTCACGACCGGCCGGATGGTGCCGACCCTTCCGGAACGCACCGGCTTCACAGGCCCGTCGGTCAGGCGCGGGGCGCGGACGATGGTCCAGTCGAGCGTGCTGGCGCGGATGATGTCGGCGTGCCGGATGGCGTCATCCAGCACGCGTGGCTGCGTGAGCCGCAGCAGCGTCCGGATGAGGCGGTCGGGGACCGTCGGGGTGTCGCCCGGGTGCGGCACGCCCGCACCGGTCAGGGTGATCAGGCGGCGGACGCCGTGCTCGGCGAGTACCCGGGTGAGGTGCTGGGCGGCGAGCGTCATGGTGTCGTCGGGTGAGTGTGGCACCGGACCCAGCGCGCTCAGCACGGCCTCGCAGCCCTGCATGAGCTGCTGCAGGTCGCCCGCGTCGCGGGCGTCACCGGTGATGGCATGCAGGTGCGGGTGGGTGCGGTGCAGTCGGGTGGGATCGCGGGCGAGGACCCGCAGCGTGTGGCCCTGGTCGAGGGCGATGTCGATGAGGAGCCGTCCAGTTCGTCCTGTGCCGCCGAGCAGGGCCAGGTGCATAAGCGCCGCCTTTCTGAGGTGTACACTCCACTGTCCGGCGTGGAGCGGACTCGAGTATGCCAGAAAGTGAAGCGCATCAACAAATGGAGTGCCCGGGCGGTGAGGCGACCACCCCCGAGGCCGCCCTGCAGCTGTTCCAGGCGCGTTACGCGCTCCCCGTCGTGCGGGCGCTGCTCGACGGGCCCCTGCGCTTCACGGCGCTGCAGCAGCGCACCGCGGCGGCCAGCGCCACCACCCTCCACGCCCGGCTCCGGGACCTGCAGGACGCCGGCGTCATCCTGCACCACGAGGAGCGGTACGCCCTGACCGCCACCGGACACGAACTCCGCGGCGTGTTCGCCGCGCTCGTCCGCTTTCACGAGCAGCATCCGCAGCACGACCCTGCCCTGCTCCTGACGGCCTTGCAGCGCCGGTACGCGATGCGCATCATGCGCGAGCTGATGGCCGGTGCGCTCGGCTTCAACGCCTTGCAGCGCCGGGTGGACGCGGCGAGCCCCACCACGCTCCGGCGTCGCCTCGTGGACCTGGAACAGATGGGCCTGATTGACCGGACGGCGCACTCCTTGATGCCGCCCCGCACCACCTACGCCCACTCGGACGTCGGGCGGGACTTCAGTCCGGTGGTCGGACAGCTCGTGGTGTGGAGCCCATTGCTCGCCGCACCTCCAGCGGCGCCGCACGGCGAGGACCACGCACCTCTGCTGGAGCACGCCACCTGAACCGGGCCTGGGCACGACCTCCCCTCCCGGCGGTGACCCGGACCCACCCCCTCGTGTGACCGTATCAGGCGAGGTCAGGGGCAGCAATGCGGGTGGCCCGCCGCACCACGGGCCCTCCGGGCGGCACGTCCCCGTTCACGTCCCGAGGCGGTGACGTTGTTCCCTGTGCCAGCCGACCCGAGCCAACTCACCACCCTCAGGAACACCGTGACCAGAGCAGCCCGCCACGACCGGCACCCGCACCGTGCTGGAGCGGACCGGCACCGGAGCACGGACGGCCAGGCGCGCGGTGAACGGCGCCGGCGAGGAGGACACCTGGACAGGGCCGGGTTTGACGCGCGGGCGCTGGACTGCCTCAGCGAGCCGTTGGCTCCTTGGATCGTCGTCCAGCAGCGCACCGGCGCGTCCCGTCTGAACGGTGGAGCGCCTGGGGCCACAATTGCACCCCCTCCCCGAACCTGGCCTGACCCCGCTGGCCGTCAGCGCTCGCCGAAGTGGGCCTGGATGGCCTCCACGCTCTCCTCCACGGTCAGGACGGAGGTGTCCAGCCAGAACCCCAGGCGGGGGGTGGCCTCACGCAAGGCTCGGTCGAGGTCTTGAGGCGTCCACGCGCCGTAGCCGCGCTTGCCGCGCCCGGCTTCGCGGGCCATCACCACCTCCGGTGTAGGGCAGAGCACGACCAGCCGCAGCGGGTGGCCGGCATAGAGGGCGATCACGTCGGAGAGCACGGAACCGAGGATGACGTCCTGCACCACCACATCGAACCCGGCATCGGCATACGTCCGCGCCACCTGCGCGGCGAGCTGGTAGCGCAGCCGAAGTTGTGCTTCGGCGTCGGGCGGCGCGTCGGGCGTCATGTCGGCGCGGCCCGAGACGATCATGCGGCGGAACAGGTCGCCACGCACGTGCACGCCACGGGGGGACCGCTGCGCCAGGGCCTGCGCGACGCTGGACTTGCCGCTCGCCATGATGCCCGTGATGAGGGTGATGGGGATCGTGCCCATGCCCAACAGTAGCCTGGGAGGGGCCCCGATCGTCCAGGCAGTCCACCTCGTCCTCCGTTCCCGGCCGGTTGAGGTGCCCCTCCCCCCATCCCGACGCGCGGTTCAGCATGGGCCGGCAGGCGACCGGTCGCAGAGGCAGCGCACCCCTGCGTGCAGCCGGCACTGGACTCGTGTCGCGCTCAGGGCTCGTCCTGGCGCTCCTGTGCGGAAGGGGGGTACGTTCTGCGCCGGGGATCCGGAGCGCGTGGCGCTGTCGTTGGTCTGGTGGACCGTGCAGGCCGATCGTTCCCATTCTGGCGAGGCCCGTGGGGTCGCCTTGGTCCTCCATCCCCCGAGACAGGCGCACCTGACCTGCTTTCCTCTCCGCTGGTTCGGCGTCGGCGGAGGCGCCACCCGAAGGCATCCCAACGCGCTCAGGGGACGACCACGTGGAGGCTCCAGTGGAACATCGCGCCGTCGATGCTGATCCTCCCCAGCTGCGGGAGCGCCTGGCGTGGTCACGCCGCCACCGATGCGTTGGTTCCTGCTCGATGCAACGACCTCCAGCCCAGCAGTGTGTTCTTGGATACTTTACTTAGGATTCGGTGATCACGAGTGATGGTTCTGTCACTCCAGTTTCTGTAGCATTTTTGCGTCGGAACACCGCTTCTTCCTCGCCGTTCACGTCGTGCCGTCTCCTCCCTTCCGCTCAGGAATTGACCATTGACCTCAACCAAATGAAGCGCTTTCTGAACGAGCCCCGTTCAGATGGCTGGCGTTGCTGCATCACTTCTGTCGCGCTCACCCTCACCCCCTTCCGACGCCTGGCCGAGATGCAGGAGCATCGGCTGTCCGTATCCTTGTCCCTGCCGGCCGTCACGAGCGTGGCGACCGACCGAGGTGAGTCGCGTGGCGCGCTGGGCCTCCGGGCGCCGGTCCCACCCTCCTCCCCACTTCCTCTCCCCCTCGATTCAGGGTCGTGTCCGGCCTGCTGCCCTCCCGCGGAGTTGTGATGATGCCATTGTCGTTCGACGCGCCCCCTGCCGAGCTCTTTGCCCCGACGGTCCGGGCGTACTGCGCCGCCCTCCCGAACCATCACGTGGTGCTGGTGCTGCGTGACCGACAGGGCACCCGGACCTCCACCTGGGAGGCGGGCCGTCGCCTGTCGGGTGTGCCGTCCGCCACGGTCCCCTTCGGGCGGGAGCACGTGTCCGGCACGGTGACGCTGAGCGCTCAACCGGCGGACGGCACGCCGCTGGCCGTCGTGGCTCAGGGCCTGGCCGAACTGCTGGAGCGGGAACTCGGCTGGTACGCTCACCAGGCAGAGCTGATGGCGTCGCACCAGCAGTTGTCGGCGATGCTGCAGGCGGCCCCGCTGGCCGTGTACTCGGTCACGCTCGGCGGCCTGATCCGGCATTGGAACAAGGCGGCCGAACGTACCCTGGGGTACCCGCAGGCGGACGTGCTGGGGCGCGAGGTGCCGGACCCGCAGCTCGGCGCGGCCCTGTTGTCGCTGCGGCGGCACCTGGACGCCGGCCAGCCGGCGCCGGTGCAGCATGTCGAGCAGGTGGGGAAGGACGGTCAGGCGCGGCTCCTGGAGTTGAGTGCCGCGCCGTACCGACAGGGCGATGAAGTGCTGGGGCTGGTCGGGGTGGCCCGCGAAGTCACGGCGGATGAACAGCGGCTGCGTCACGCCGAGCAGCAGCGGTCGCTGCTCGAATCGGTGCTGGCGTTCGCGAACGACTCGGTGCTGATCACCGAAGCGGAACCCATTGATGGGACCGGGCCGCGGATCCTCTACGCCAACGAAGCGTTCACCCGCACCACCGGGTACACCCTGGAGGAGATTCTCGGCCGGACGCCCAGGCTCCTGCAGGGTCCACGGTCCGACCGCAAGGCGCTGGACCGCATCCGGGCGGCCCTCAAGGCCTGGCAGCCGGTCGAGGTGGAAGTGATCAACTACCGCAAGGACGGCACGCCCTTCTGGGTGGAGCTGAGCATCGCCCCGGTCGCGGATGAGCACGGCTGGTACACCCACTGGATTTCCATTCAGCGTGACGTCACCGAACGCAAAACGTCCGAGGTCCATCAGGAGCGCGAGCGCAACGCGGTGCTGGAACTCGCCGCGCGCAACGTGCCGCTCGCCGAGGTGCTCGTCCGGCTGATCGCCAGCCTCGAGCGCGCCTTCCCCGGGCATGAGGTGGCGATCATCCTGGCCGAGGCCCCGCAGCCGCTGCTGTATCCCGGAACGCGGCAGCACCACGCTCCGGCCTGGGCGCAGCCCGCCGCGCTGCAGGCCCTGCTGCGCTCCGGCAGCGCCTCGCCGGTGGCGCTCGGGTCCGCCGACACCCCGCAGTGGTGGGGTGTGACCGGCACCATTCAGGGCAGCCAGGAGCGCCAGCGCGGCGTGATCGCCCTGCTGTCCACCACCGGCGTCCGCCTCGGAGCGGAAGATCAGGCGCGGGTGGAGGCCGCCGCGCAGCTCGCGGGGCTGGTGATTGACCGCTACGACGCGCAGCGGAGCCTGGAACGCCAGGCGCTGCATGACTCGCTGACCGGCCTGCCCAACCGCCTGCATTTCGGTCAGGAGCTTGAACGCCGCATCGAGCAGGCCCGGCAGGGGCACACCCAGGTGGCGGTGGGGCTGATGGACCTCGACCGCTTCAAGCTGATCAACGACACCCTCGGGCACAGTGCCGGCGACCTGCTGCTCCAGCAGGTCGCCGCCCGGGTCCATCAGACGCTGCGGCCCGGCGACGGTCTGGCCCGGATGGGTGGCGACGAGTTCCTGCTGGCCTTCACCGGCCTCACCCATCCCGGGCAGCTGGAGCACCTGGCCGACCGCCTGATCAGCTCGCTGGAACAGCCGTTTCACGTGAACGAGCACGAGGTGTTCGTCCGGCCCAGCGTGGGGTTCAGCGTCTTCCCGGACGCGGGCCTGACGTCGGAGACGCTGCTCCAGCAGGCGGACGCGGCGATGTACCGGGCGAAACGTCGTGGGGGCGGCGTCTCGGTGTACACCCCGGATCCCAGCCGCGGGCCGTCGGTCGTCACGTTGGAGAGCGCCCTCAACCGGGCCCTGGAACGCGAGGAGTTCATCCTGCATTACCAGCCGCAGTTCGATGTGCCGTCCGGCCGGCTGCGCGGCATGGAGGCCCTCCTCCGGTGGCAGCATCCGGAGCTGGGGCTGGTCCCGCCGAGCGACTTCATTCCGCTGGCGGAGGTGACGGGCCTGATCGTCCCGATCGGTCGCTGGGTGATCGGCGAAGCTGCCCGGCAGGCCGTGGCGTGGTCGCGGCGGAGTCCGGGCCTGACGATGGCCGTGAACCTCTCGGCACGGCAGTTCGAGCAGCCGGACCTGATCGGCGACCTCCGCAACATCCTGCAGGCGTCCGGCCTGCCGGCCGCGCAGCTGGAACTCGAACTCACCGAGACGATGCTGATGCAGGCGGTGGAGGCGACCGGCACGCTCGAGCGGCTGAAGGACCTGGGGGTCCGGCTGGCGGTGGACGACTTCGGCACCGGCTATTCCAACCTGGCGTACCTGAAGCACTTCCCGATCGACACCCTGAAGATCGACCAGTCGTTCATTCAGAGCCTGGCGGGCGCGGGGCCGAACGATCCCCGGGACGAGGCGTTGATCAGCGCGGTCATCCAACTCGGGCACGCGCTGAACCTGAAGGTGCTGGCCGAGGGCGTGGAGCAGCCCGCCCAGCTGGCGTTTCTCGAAGCTCAGCAGTGCGATCAGGTTCAGGGCTACCTGCTGGGCCGACCGGCGCCCGCCGGGTCCATCTCGGCGTGGCTGGCCGCTGAACCGAGCCGGCTGGCCGACGGTGGCCGCGGCACACCCCACCCGTGACCGCCTGAGTGCACGTGAGCGAGGGGCGAAGGCGCACGACTGGCGCGACAAGGACTGTGTGGACGTGCCGCTCGTGGCGGGGAGGGGAAGCCTGAAGCCAGCCCAGGCTGCCTGCGAGACGCTCACCGCCCTGAGGAATCCACCATCCCAGCACCACCCTGTAGGACGGGGCACGTGCTGAAGTGCTGCAACAGCAGGCGTGAATCCGCAACGGCTCAGCGCGGGACACTGCGAGAATTCACCTGGTCTTTATGTGATGTGTGTTGCAGAGTTGAGTATGCCGAAGGCGCATCACCTGAACATTCTGGTCGTCGATGACAACCCAGCGGACGGGTATCTCCTCTCCAGCGTCTTCGACACGTTCGAGCCACGCCCCACCTGCACCGTGCTCACCTGTGGCGCGGCGGCGTTGACGGTGCTGCGCCAGCGGCACACCGAAGGGCGGGCACTCCCGGACCTGATGCTGCTGGATGTCAACCTGCCCCGACAGTCGGGCGTGGAGCTCCTCAAGCGCATCAAGGAGGATGTGAACCTGCGGCGACTGCCGGTCATCATGATGAGCACGGCGGACGACCCGGAGGAAATTCGCGCGTGCTACGCCAGCGGCGCCAACGCGTTTATCGTGAAACCCGTCGAGTACTCGCAGGTGGAGCGGCTGTACACGCGACTGCTGGCCTTCTGGAGCCAGGCGTATGTCCGGCTCCCGGAGCGCCCGGTGCACCTGGGGCCAGCCCCCCTCGAATCGCCGCACTGGCCGTGACCGCGCAACAGACAACCGCGCTCCAACCCCACGTTCCCTGGTGGTCGGGTGTGGGCCGTGGTGCCCTCAACGCAGGGGGCGGATGGCGGCGACCTGGCCGGCCGACATGCGGTGGTGACGGGCCAAGGACGTCAAGGGCACTCCGGTGTTCGTCGGCCGGCCAGGCCCTACACTGAGATCCGCCGCATGCGTTCTCCCCTCCACACACGATCCGCCACGCCTCCACGGCTGCCGGACCCCCAGCGCCGCAGGGCGGCGTACCTGCTGACGTTGGGGCTGTCCGTGCTGGCGCTGCTGGTGCGGTTCGCGCTCAACCCGCTGTTGGACGGCAGCTCCCCGTTCCTGTTCTCCCTGCTGGCCGTGACCGCCGCCGCGTTCCTGGCGGGCTTCCGTGCGGGCGTGTGTGCGGTGCTGATCAGTGCCGTCGGCGTGAACTTCCTGGTGACGCAACCGGCGTTCCAGTTCAACATCCACCTGCCTCCCCATGAGGTGAGAAGCTTGTTGGTGTTCGTGCTGGTCGGCGTCGCGGTCAGCTGGCTCGGCTCGCACCGACTGTCGGCCTTGAGGCGCGCGGAGCACGCGCGGCTGGCGTTGGCGGAGCGTGAAGCGCAGTTTCGCGCGCTGTCGGACAACCTGCCGGGCACCATGCTGTATCAGGCGGAGCGTCAGCCGGGAGGCCAGACCCGCTTCGTGTACGTCAGCGCCAATGTTGAGCGGCTCAACGGGGTCACTGCCGAGCAGGTGTATGCGGATTCCACGCTGCTGTTCCAGCGGATTCTCCCGGACCACCTCTCGTCGGTCCTCGCGGCCGAGGAGCACGCGGTCCGCACCAAAACGGCGTTCGCGGTGGAGGTCCCGTTCCGGCAGCCGAACGGTGAGGTCCGCTGGATGCACCTGAGCTCCCAGGCGCGCGTTCTGCCGGATGGACGGGAGGTGTGGGATGGCGTGCAGCACGACGTGACGGACCGGCATGCCGCTCAGGAGGAACTGCGGAACGTCAACGTGCAGCTGGAGCTGCGGGTGCAGGAGCGCACCCGGCAACTCGAGCGCTCGAACCAACAGCTCGCGCAGTTCACCCACATCGCTTCCCATGACCTGAAAGCGCCGGTCCGGACGGTGATCAGTTCCCTGCAGCTGCTTGAGCGCCGCAGCGGCGCGCTGTTGGACGAGCGGGCCCGGACGTACCTGCGCATGACGCTTCAGGCGGCGGACCGCATGCATCAGTTGGTTGACGATCTCCTGACGTACGGGATGGTGGGCCAGGAACGGTCTCGGGTACGGGTGGAGGCGCAGCAGGTGCTGGAGGACGTCCTGCACGACCTGAGCAGCAGCCTGCAGGCGCAGGGCGCGTCGGTGCATGCGGCCCCGCTGCCGGCGGTGATGGCAAACGCCACGCAGCTGCGTCAGGTGTTCTCCAACCTCGTGGGAAACGCGTTGAAGTTTACGGTTCCGGGACAGCCTCCGGACCTCGCCATTCAAGCCACGCAGGAGGGCGCAGCCGTGCATTTCACCGTCTCGGACAACGGCATTGGCATCGCCCCGGAGGACCACGAACGGGTGTTCGAGGTGCTGCAGCGCCTGCACACGCGTGAGCGCTACGAAGGGACCGGCATGGGCCTGGCGATCGTGCGGAAGATCGTCGAGGAGCACCACGGTCGCCTCTGGGTGCAGAGCGAGCTCGGGCAGGGCAGCACGTTTCACTTCACGTTGCCTGCCGCCGCGCCCACCGAATGACGCGAGCAACCAGGTGACGGTGCCGAGGGTCAGACGCGCCCAAGGCACGTGAGCCGCACGCCTCCCGCCGTCGCTCGGCAGGCCTGCGTCAAAGGCCGTGGCCAGCGGGGCCGCGGGGACATCGTCACTGGTTCGCTGGCCGCTGACTCGACGGCCATGCTGGTCTCAGGGAACGGGTGCGCACCGTGTGGAAGCAGACCCCACCAGCGTCGGCAGCGCTGCCGTCTGGAGCGCGGGTCAGCGGAGCCGGCGGCTCACCGCGTCCGGGTCCTCCGGGCGGGCGAACAGGAGCCCCTGCGCTTCCTCGCACCCGAGCGCGAGCAGCGCCGCCCGCTGCGCTTCGGTCTCCACTCCCTCGGCCACCACCTGCATCCCCACCTGGCGGGCCAGCGTCACGATCGCCCGGATGATCTCCGCCTCGGTGCCGCCGGGATGGACCAGGTCGCGCACGAAGGACCGGTCGACCTTCACCACCTGCGCCGGCAGCGCCCGCAGGTAACTGAGGCTGCTGTACCCGGTGCCGAAGTCGTCGACCGCGATGCGCACGCTCAGGCGCGCAGCGCCTCGAGCCGCGCGGCGGTGCCGTGGACGTCCTGCATGGCGCTCCCTTCGGTCACTTCCAGCTCCAGCAGCGGGGGTTGATCTTCCCGAACGTGCCGGTGGGCGCCGCCCGCCGGCCGAGGGGCGGGCGGGGGTGTCACCCCAGGGCGGCCGCAGGTGCCCGCCCGTCCGGCGCGGCGGGCAGCGTGAACGTAAAGGTGCTGCCGTGCCCTGGGCGGCTGTCGACCGTGATGCGCCCGCCGTACGCCTCGGCGATCCGCTTGCAGGCGGCCAGGCCGATGCCGGTGCCGGCCACCTCGTCCTGGCGGTGCAGCCGCTGGAACACCGTGAAGATGCGCTCGTGGAACTGAGGGTCGATGCCCTGGCCGTTGTCCGTCACGTCAATCCGGACCTCGCTTCCCTCCCGTCGCCCGCTGACGTGCACGGACCCTGGCACCTCAGCGCGGCGGTACCGGACGGCGTTGAGGATCAGATTGAACAGCAGCTGCCGCACCGGCAGATGATCGGCGAGCACCACCGGCAGCGGGTCGCTCGTGACCTGCACGGCGGCCGCACTGATCTCCTCCTGCAGGTCGGCGAGCACTTCAGCGAGCACCTGGTTCGGGTCGATGTCACGCTGCTGTGGCGGCGTCTGCGCCAGGCGGGCGTACTGCAGCAGGTCGTCGATGAGGGTCTTCATCCGCCCACTGGCGTTCACGATGTGCTGCAGCATCACCCGCGAGCGGTCATCGAGCGCCACGCCCGCGCGGCGGTCCAGCAGCTGCGCGAAGCTCATGATGCTGCGCAGCGGCGTCTGCAGGTCATGCGAGGCGATGGCCGCGAACTGCTCGAGTTCCGTGTTGGCGCGCGCGAGCGCGGCGCGGGCGCGCTCCAGCTCGGTCACGTCGACCGTCACGCCCACCACGCTCCGAACGGCGCCGCGCGCGTCGTGCAGCGGGTTCAGGCGCATCAGGAACACCTCCGCGCCGTCCGTCACCCGGCCTTCGGCCCGCTCGCCGCGCAGCGCCGCCCGGAACAACGGCAGCGCCTCCGGGGACGCGGCGTACACGTCGAAGGCGCTGCGGCCCAGCAGCTCGCCTCGTTGCCCGCCTTGGCCGCGTCCTTCGCAGAAGGTGAAGGTCCCCGCGGCGTCAAGCGAGAACAGCAGCACCGGCGCGTGACGCGTGACCAGTTCGAGCCGCTCCTGCCCGTCGCGCAGCGCGGCCTCCCGGGCCTGCAGCACCTGCCCGGTGACGGTGAAGTCCTGCGCGAGATCGTCGAGCTCCCGGATGTCGCTCGCGGGGAGCCGCTGTGGCAGGTGGCCACGGGCGAGCTGCGCCGACGCGACCGACAGCTGCCGCAGGGTGACGGTCACGCGCGACGCGGCCCGCACGGCGGACGTGACCGCCAGGGCGATGGCGAGCAACAGGCCGGCGACCGTGACGAGCAGCGCCTGCTGCGCGCTGACGCTGCTCATGACGTCCAGGCGCTGTTGCACCTGCAGTTCGTCCGCCTGGAAGCGCGCGATGATCCGGCGGGCGTCGTCGATGAGTGCCTTGCCGCGGCCGGTCCGGACCATTTGCGCGGCGCGGGCCGGGTCGAGGCGCTCGACCTGCACTTCCCGCCCGCCGCCCTGGCGTTCCCACTCACTGATCCGCGCTTCGAGGGTGTTCAGCTGCGGCAGCGGCATCGTCCGGCCGGCAGGGTCCTGGCTGCTGAGCGCCTGCCGCAGCGCCGCCAGATCCTGCGGCAGGCGGACCTTCGCCTGGTGGTACGGTTCAAGGTAGCTCTGCTGGTGCGTGATCAGGTAGCCGCGCTGACCGGTTTCCAGGTCGATGACGTCGTTGAGGATGGTCTGGAGGAGCGTGAGGTTCACCTGGGCGTCGCGGGCGAGGGCGGCGGTGTGCACGGTGGTGCGCACCGACCACGCGACGGTGAGCGTCACGGCCAGCGCGAGCAGCAGGGGGAGCAGCAGGGGCCGCAGGAACGCCGAGCGCACCGTCACCGGGCGGCGGGAGCCGGGATCAGCGGCGAGCGGCGGAAGCAGTCGGCGGCGCATGGGCACGGTCATCGTGCCACAGGCGGGGCCGACGAAGCGTACGATGTGCGGTCCTGGGGGCTGGAGTGAGCGCCGCAGGGGGAGTACGGTTCCGTGCCTCCTGAGGAGGTGCTGGGCACGCTCCCCTGAACCGGAGGTTGACCCACCCTCCGAACGATGAGCGTCGCAGGTCACCCGCAGCGGAGACCCACATTCACGGCTGAAAACGCCGCCGGGCGGCAAGCGTGCCCTGCTGGCCCGCGCGGCGACACGACGTGCCACGGTGATCGCTCCCGCGCGGCCGGTCGGAGGGCCGTCAACTTTCGTCCCGTTCCCGTTTGCGCCGTGGTCCGTCCGGACGCCCGCGTCCCCAGACCGGTCCTTCCACCGCAGCCACACTTGCTTGATCGGGTGCGGCAAGGACCGACCACATCGAGCTGCAGGATGCCGTGGCCGTACCGGTAGTCGGCACGCTCGTGGACGTGCACGTGACTGACCAGGGCCCCTCGCGCTTTCTGGTCGATACTGGCGCGAACGTGGTGAGTGTGCACGCCCGGGTGGCCCGCGTCCTGCGACTGCCGGTGCTCCAGCAGCTCTATTCACGAAGCGTGCTGGAGAGCAACACCCTGCGGCGGGAGCAGGTACGCTTGCGAAAAAAGTGTCGTGGGGGAGCCAGCGCTCGGTGGGGATGGCGTCCTTGGGTTCACTGTGTTTCGGGAGAGGCTGCTGACGCTCGACCTGCACGGCCAGCGGCGACCCTGGCAAGCTGGAGCGCTGCCGGCAGCC
This window encodes:
- a CDS encoding NADP-dependent oxidoreductase; the encoded protein is MRSATFHTFGDPSVLRVEETDWPTATRDEVLIHVHASSINGTDLGLRAGQGPFRLAVRLPFTPGFDVAGVVVRCGPQVTAFHVGDPVMALLGHGGGGAAEYVAVRQSRVARAPERLSLLHAAAVPLSGLTALQGLRRGAALHTQPRARVLVIGAAGGIGSFAVQLARLYGAHVTGVARPEKQPYVRDLGADDTCTPDELNGPSFPAWDVILDAAPRLTLSAARPLLTARGVLVSVRPIPTQWPEVRSLAHPGGHPRFYGVQTRERGQDLSLLAHLIGTGQLRVPVDRSYPLTQIQDAHRYAEGPEVRGKVIVTSV
- a CDS encoding NAD(P)-dependent oxidoreductase yields the protein MHLALLGGTGRTGRLLIDIALDQGHTLRVLARDPTRLHRTHPHLHAITGDARDAGDLQQLMQGCEAVLSALGPVPHSPDDTMTLAAQHLTRVLAEHGVRRLITLTGAGVPHPGDTPTVPDRLIRTLLRLTQPRVLDDAIRHADIIRASTLDWTIVRAPRLTDGPVKPVRSGRVGTIRPVVTRASVAHFMLAQLAPGTPVRQAPAISN
- a CDS encoding winged helix-turn-helix transcriptional regulator; this translates as MPESEAHQQMECPGGEATTPEAALQLFQARYALPVVRALLDGPLRFTALQQRTAAASATTLHARLRDLQDAGVILHHEERYALTATGHELRGVFAALVRFHEQHPQHDPALLLTALQRRYAMRIMRELMAGALGFNALQRRVDAASPTTLRRRLVDLEQMGLIDRTAHSLMPPRTTYAHSDVGRDFSPVVGQLVVWSPLLAAPPAAPHGEDHAPLLEHAT
- a CDS encoding AAA family ATPase; translated protein: MGTIPITLITGIMASGKSSVAQALAQRSPRGVHVRGDLFRRMIVSGRADMTPDAPPDAEAQLRLRYQLAAQVARTYADAGFDVVVQDVILGSVLSDVIALYAGHPLRLVVLCPTPEVVMAREAGRGKRGYGAWTPQDLDRALREATPRLGFWLDTSVLTVEESVEAIQAHFGER
- a CDS encoding sensor domain-containing protein; the protein is MMPLSFDAPPAELFAPTVRAYCAALPNHHVVLVLRDRQGTRTSTWEAGRRLSGVPSATVPFGREHVSGTVTLSAQPADGTPLAVVAQGLAELLERELGWYAHQAELMASHQQLSAMLQAAPLAVYSVTLGGLIRHWNKAAERTLGYPQADVLGREVPDPQLGAALLSLRRHLDAGQPAPVQHVEQVGKDGQARLLELSAAPYRQGDEVLGLVGVAREVTADEQRLRHAEQQRSLLESVLAFANDSVLITEAEPIDGTGPRILYANEAFTRTTGYTLEEILGRTPRLLQGPRSDRKALDRIRAALKAWQPVEVEVINYRKDGTPFWVELSIAPVADEHGWYTHWISIQRDVTERKTSEVHQERERNAVLELAARNVPLAEVLVRLIASLERAFPGHEVAIILAEAPQPLLYPGTRQHHAPAWAQPAALQALLRSGSASPVALGSADTPQWWGVTGTIQGSQERQRGVIALLSTTGVRLGAEDQARVEAAAQLAGLVIDRYDAQRSLERQALHDSLTGLPNRLHFGQELERRIEQARQGHTQVAVGLMDLDRFKLINDTLGHSAGDLLLQQVAARVHQTLRPGDGLARMGGDEFLLAFTGLTHPGQLEHLADRLISSLEQPFHVNEHEVFVRPSVGFSVFPDAGLTSETLLQQADAAMYRAKRRGGGVSVYTPDPSRGPSVVTLESALNRALEREEFILHYQPQFDVPSGRLRGMEALLRWQHPELGLVPPSDFIPLAEVTGLIVPIGRWVIGEAARQAVAWSRRSPGLTMAVNLSARQFEQPDLIGDLRNILQASGLPAAQLELELTETMLMQAVEATGTLERLKDLGVRLAVDDFGTGYSNLAYLKHFPIDTLKIDQSFIQSLAGAGPNDPRDEALISAVIQLGHALNLKVLAEGVEQPAQLAFLEAQQCDQVQGYLLGRPAPAGSISAWLAAEPSRLADGGRGTPHP
- a CDS encoding response regulator, which produces MPKAHHLNILVVDDNPADGYLLSSVFDTFEPRPTCTVLTCGAAALTVLRQRHTEGRALPDLMLLDVNLPRQSGVELLKRIKEDVNLRRLPVIMMSTADDPEEIRACYASGANAFIVKPVEYSQVERLYTRLLAFWSQAYVRLPERPVHLGPAPLESPHWP